In one Mucilaginibacter ginsenosidivorax genomic region, the following are encoded:
- a CDS encoding AraC family transcriptional regulator, which yields MTNYCKYLPVNQDDEAWGLTVLNTGFTHIPKSTVYPSKDHPSNYYFTWKNGRVLHEYQIIYITQGSGTFESEHCKLTQVQEGTIILLFPNERHRYKPDSTTGWDEYWIGLKGQIMENFILNKFFSVQKPILNIGLKDTLFDLFTEIIDITKGEKPGYQPLIAGASVHLLGTIHAELKKASFQGENNIQAIMDKARFLMRDHMNQHVTPEEIAEELKVGYSWFRKTFKQYTGMAPNQYLIQLKIQQSKELLLVPENSVKSVAYRLNFESVTYFSKLFKMKTGLTPVDYRSIGLKKYD from the coding sequence ATGACCAATTATTGCAAATACTTACCCGTCAACCAGGATGATGAAGCATGGGGGTTAACCGTCCTTAATACCGGTTTTACACACATTCCCAAATCAACGGTCTATCCAAGTAAAGACCATCCCTCAAATTATTATTTTACCTGGAAAAATGGCCGGGTATTACACGAATACCAGATCATCTATATCACGCAGGGCTCGGGCACCTTCGAATCAGAACATTGTAAGCTCACACAAGTTCAAGAAGGCACTATTATTCTGCTTTTTCCGAATGAACGGCATCGTTACAAGCCTGATTCAACTACCGGCTGGGATGAGTACTGGATTGGACTAAAAGGGCAGATCATGGAAAACTTCATATTAAATAAATTTTTCAGCGTTCAAAAACCAATATTGAATATCGGGCTTAAAGACACTCTTTTTGATTTGTTTACAGAAATTATTGATATTACAAAAGGCGAAAAACCCGGATATCAACCGCTTATAGCGGGCGCCTCCGTACATTTGCTCGGCACTATCCACGCAGAACTAAAAAAGGCATCATTCCAGGGCGAGAATAATATACAGGCAATTATGGATAAAGCCCGCTTTCTGATGCGCGATCATATGAACCAGCACGTTACGCCGGAGGAAATCGCTGAAGAATTGAAAGTTGGCTATTCATGGTTCAGGAAAACCTTTAAACAGTATACCGGCATGGCACCGAATCAGTACCTCATACAGTTGAAGATCCAACAATCAAAAGAACTTTTGTTAGTTCCGGAAAACTCCGTTAAAAGTGTAGCCTATCGTTTAAATTTTGAATCGGTGACTTATTTCTCAAAATTATTTAAGATGAAGACAGGCCTTACTCCGGTTGATTACCGGAGCATCGGCTTAAAGAAATATGATTGA
- a CDS encoding SusC/RagA family TonB-linked outer membrane protein — MKSITKYLPTWTGNKAGFFLIVLLTISGLAKAQTSIRISGQVSTQKGEPLAGVTVSLKGSTISTSTDAKGKYSISAAQGEGTLVFTYIGYIKREIVISGKTTIDIQLTEESKILDAVVVVAYGNTTQRTSTGSLQTVSAKELQDIPAAQVTQKLQGKLAGVQISQATGKPGQGIQVRIRGAASISAGSDPLYVVDGFPITGDISSINADEIETISVLKDAASTSLYGSRAANGVVLITTKHGKNGKTDILFNSYVGLQKVPQKGRPDMMDATEFAEFKKESFEDLGQPVPAAFQNPSQYGKGYDWYAAMLRSAIIENYSLTVNTGTERSSSSVTGSFFNQDGVLLNSNYKRFSLRANNDYNLTNNIKLGFNLAPSYVINNAPATDGLFYQGGGLINNALLTWPTLPIYNPDGSLTNNANGVFPTPNWINAIQQIENVTKTTRLLSNAYIQYQPIKGLTLKSSINIDLGQSAYDNFNPSTASKSFASLPPVTASGFESNNRYTSWLNENIATYKRTFGDHTFELLGGFTVQKTQSNYSQIRGTNYPDDRIHVIQSAVNIDRTNTYQDIQQYNLLSYLSRMTYNYKGRYLLSAALRRDGSSRFGSDNKYGNFPSVSVGWNVSDESFMQNISQVSLLKFRSSYGVTGNNNIGNYTQYANINSSNAIFGSTVASGTAVTSIGNRNLGWETTKQFDAGLDLAVFNNRITFTYDYYNKRTTHLLFNLPVAQESGFSNFISNVGELQFWGHEFSVNSSNLTGAFKWNSSFNIAFSDNKVLALSGLSDRIYGDHTITKVGGRIGQLYGLIQDGVYKNQADFDNSPKSVDSQVGTIKYRDVNGDGVITYGGDNDDRTVIGNPFPKFTYGITNNFVYKNFDLSIVGSGSYGNKIMSLLDEGTTNLDGVFNVLKDVKYRWRSPENPGAGKYGKTTGSTADERAWSSSHFIQSGSFFTIKNITLGYTIPLADNKYVKNVRLYTSVQQAFVFSKYKGANPEVSTDANGNPASALGQGLDYSAYPVPRTFTFGLSVGVR, encoded by the coding sequence ATGAAATCAATCACAAAATATCTACCTACATGGACAGGTAATAAGGCTGGCTTTTTTTTAATTGTCCTTTTAACAATTTCAGGCCTTGCGAAAGCGCAGACATCAATCAGGATCTCAGGACAGGTAAGCACGCAGAAAGGAGAGCCACTTGCAGGGGTGACCGTGAGTTTAAAAGGGAGCACCATTTCTACATCTACTGATGCAAAAGGCAAGTATAGCATCAGCGCCGCTCAGGGAGAGGGTACCCTGGTATTTACCTATATCGGTTATATCAAACGTGAAATTGTTATTAGCGGCAAAACAACGATCGACATTCAGTTAACAGAGGAGTCGAAGATCCTGGACGCGGTGGTCGTAGTCGCCTATGGTAACACCACCCAACGAACATCTACCGGTTCCTTACAGACAGTCAGTGCAAAGGAACTGCAGGATATACCGGCAGCACAGGTAACGCAAAAGCTGCAGGGTAAATTGGCAGGTGTTCAGATCAGCCAGGCAACCGGAAAGCCCGGACAGGGTATTCAGGTGCGGATCAGGGGTGCTGCTTCGATCTCCGCGGGTAGTGATCCGTTGTATGTTGTCGACGGGTTTCCGATAACAGGAGATATCAGCAGTATAAACGCGGACGAGATCGAAACGATCAGCGTACTGAAAGATGCCGCTTCAACTTCATTATACGGTTCACGCGCGGCCAACGGGGTGGTCCTGATCACCACGAAGCATGGAAAAAATGGCAAAACCGACATTCTCTTCAACAGCTACGTAGGGCTGCAAAAGGTGCCCCAGAAAGGCAGGCCGGATATGATGGATGCCACGGAATTTGCAGAGTTTAAAAAAGAATCTTTTGAAGATCTGGGTCAGCCGGTACCCGCGGCTTTTCAGAATCCCTCACAATACGGCAAGGGTTACGACTGGTATGCCGCCATGTTGCGCAGCGCTATAATTGAGAATTATAGTCTTACTGTAAATACCGGTACCGAAAGGTCGAGTTCTTCTGTGACGGGCAGCTTTTTTAACCAGGACGGCGTATTGCTCAATTCAAACTATAAGCGGTTTTCATTGCGGGCCAATAACGATTACAATCTGACCAATAATATTAAATTGGGCTTTAACCTGGCCCCAAGTTATGTGATTAATAACGCGCCGGCCACAGACGGGCTGTTTTATCAAGGGGGCGGCCTGATCAATAATGCCCTGCTGACATGGCCTACATTACCCATATATAACCCCGATGGGTCGCTTACCAATAACGCAAACGGGGTGTTTCCAACGCCGAACTGGATCAATGCCATCCAGCAAATTGAGAATGTAACCAAAACTACACGCTTATTATCGAACGCCTACATCCAATATCAGCCCATAAAAGGCTTAACACTCAAATCGAGCATTAATATAGATCTCGGCCAGTCTGCCTACGATAATTTTAACCCGTCTACCGCTTCAAAGTCTTTTGCCTCCCTGCCCCCGGTAACAGCAAGTGGTTTTGAATCCAATAATCGCTACACTTCCTGGTTAAATGAAAATATAGCTACATATAAAAGGACTTTCGGGGATCATACCTTTGAGTTGCTTGGCGGATTCACGGTTCAAAAGACACAGTCTAATTATAGCCAGATCAGGGGAACCAATTATCCCGATGACAGGATCCATGTTATTCAATCCGCGGTCAATATCGACAGGACAAATACTTACCAGGATATCCAGCAATATAACCTGCTTTCCTACTTATCAAGGATGACCTATAATTACAAGGGAAGGTATTTATTATCAGCGGCATTACGCCGTGATGGTTCGTCGCGCTTCGGGTCGGATAATAAATATGGTAATTTTCCGTCTGTCTCGGTTGGCTGGAACGTATCTGACGAAAGCTTTATGCAAAATATCAGCCAGGTTTCCTTGCTGAAGTTCCGCAGCAGTTATGGTGTGACAGGGAATAACAATATCGGTAACTATACGCAATATGCCAATATCAATTCATCAAATGCCATATTCGGTTCAACAGTCGCCAGCGGCACCGCGGTTACTTCAATAGGTAATCGTAATCTTGGCTGGGAAACTACTAAACAATTCGACGCAGGACTTGACCTGGCGGTTTTTAACAACCGGATCACGTTTACCTATGACTATTATAATAAGAGAACAACCCATTTGCTCTTTAATCTTCCTGTCGCCCAAGAATCGGGTTTCTCCAACTTTATCAGTAATGTCGGGGAATTACAGTTCTGGGGCCACGAGTTTTCTGTAAACTCCAGCAACCTGACCGGCGCGTTCAAATGGAACAGCAGCTTCAATATCGCCTTCAGCGACAATAAAGTATTGGCATTGTCCGGGTTGAGTGACCGCATTTACGGAGATCATACAATCACTAAAGTAGGGGGCCGGATAGGTCAGCTTTATGGTTTGATACAGGATGGTGTTTATAAAAACCAGGCTGATTTTGACAATTCTCCTAAAAGTGTTGACTCGCAGGTTGGTACGATAAAGTACAGGGACGTAAACGGAGACGGAGTGATCACTTATGGCGGGGATAATGATGACCGTACCGTTATCGGTAATCCATTCCCGAAATTTACTTATGGTATTACCAATAATTTCGTTTATAAAAACTTTGACCTGAGTATCGTAGGCTCAGGTTCTTACGGCAATAAGATCATGAGCCTTCTGGACGAAGGGACTACTAACCTTGATGGTGTATTTAATGTTTTAAAAGATGTAAAATACAGATGGCGCTCGCCTGAAAACCCAGGTGCAGGGAAGTATGGTAAAACAACCGGTTCAACGGCGGATGAACGTGCCTGGTCATCAAGTCATTTTATACAAAGCGGCAGTTTCTTTACCATTAAAAACATAACACTGGGTTATACCATTCCTCTGGCCGATAATAAATATGTTAAGAATGTGCGGCTCTACACGAGTGTTCAGCAAGCATTCGTGTTCAGTAAATACAAAGGGGCCAATCCTGAAGTGAGTACTGACGCGAATGGTAACCCGGCTTCGGCCTTGGGCCAGGGCCTTGATTACTCGGCTTACCCGGTACCCCGTACGTTTACCTTTGGCCTTAGTGTTGGCGTCAGATAA
- a CDS encoding RagB/SusD family nutrient uptake outer membrane protein encodes MKYKIVLAGIMAAVLFSCKKSVLELPSQTALSTPIYFKSQADFQQAVNGAYAPLRTLYNNAWAMGELRADNSRYKFNPNDRGTIQAEYIADFTNDANNGIVAAKYVNDYQIIARVNQLLAPIDGVNFDAAVKNNIKGQAYFLRAFAYFDLVQYFGKVPLHLKPVGTLQETALPLSSVDSVYNQIISDAKLAASLLPNKAIQEKGRVTSGSAQTLLGNVYTVLKKWPEAETAFSSVVNSGQYSLIADYAAVFDPSNKNNAESVFEIQYQQGTDGYASNFIYQFLPQPISGAEISAVTGVTPENSLTIEGYNIPSPDIIAAYEAGDKRKPASIGAVSAGGVVYPYVKKYNHPHAQTGITNDNWPVYRYAEVLLFLAEVLNEQGKTSEAVKFLNQVRVRAGLTGTIAGTTADLRQAIINERRFELAFENKRWLDLVRTGQAVQVITAYGARIKANPQAYYFPAGITVAPAAFTTISLLFPIPNSEAALNPYF; translated from the coding sequence ATGAAATACAAAATTGTTTTAGCCGGGATAATGGCTGCAGTGCTATTTTCCTGCAAGAAAAGCGTTTTAGAATTACCATCGCAAACGGCCTTAAGCACGCCTATATATTTTAAATCGCAGGCTGATTTTCAACAGGCTGTAAATGGCGCATATGCCCCGTTGCGGACTTTATATAATAATGCGTGGGCGATGGGTGAACTGAGGGCCGATAACTCCCGGTATAAGTTTAACCCGAATGACCGGGGCACAATTCAGGCTGAATATATAGCCGATTTTACCAATGATGCCAATAATGGTATAGTTGCCGCTAAATATGTGAATGATTACCAGATCATTGCAAGGGTTAACCAATTGCTGGCGCCGATAGACGGCGTTAATTTTGACGCCGCAGTAAAAAATAACATCAAAGGACAGGCCTACTTTTTACGCGCATTTGCTTATTTTGACCTGGTTCAATATTTTGGAAAGGTGCCCCTGCACTTAAAACCGGTAGGGACCTTACAGGAAACGGCCTTACCCTTGAGCAGTGTTGATTCTGTTTACAATCAAATTATCAGCGATGCTAAACTGGCGGCATCATTACTGCCAAACAAAGCGATCCAGGAAAAAGGGCGGGTTACGTCAGGCTCGGCTCAAACGCTGTTGGGAAATGTTTACACGGTATTGAAAAAGTGGCCGGAAGCGGAAACTGCTTTCTCGTCGGTTGTAAATTCCGGCCAGTACAGCCTGATCGCTGATTATGCTGCTGTTTTCGATCCCTCCAATAAAAATAATGCGGAGTCGGTATTTGAAATTCAATACCAGCAAGGTACCGACGGATATGCGAGCAACTTTATTTACCAGTTTTTGCCCCAGCCTATTAGCGGGGCTGAAATTAGTGCCGTTACAGGGGTTACCCCGGAAAATTCACTGACAATCGAAGGCTATAATATACCGTCACCGGACATTATCGCAGCGTATGAAGCCGGAGATAAAAGAAAACCGGCATCGATCGGCGCGGTCAGCGCAGGTGGCGTAGTTTATCCTTATGTGAAAAAATATAACCATCCCCACGCGCAAACAGGTATCACTAATGATAACTGGCCGGTATACCGGTACGCTGAAGTGCTGTTGTTTTTGGCCGAAGTCTTAAACGAGCAGGGAAAAACCAGTGAGGCGGTAAAATTCTTAAATCAGGTTAGGGTAAGGGCAGGCTTAACTGGTACAATAGCGGGGACAACTGCCGATCTTCGCCAGGCAATCATCAATGAACGGAGATTTGAGCTGGCCTTTGAAAATAAAAGGTGGCTGGATCTGGTTCGTACCGGGCAGGCTGTACAGGTAATTACCGCTTACGGGGCGCGGATCAAAGCAAACCCGCAGGCGTATTACTTCCCGGCAGGGATTACCGTTGCCCCGGCTGCTTTTACCACGATCAGTTTATTGTTTCCAATACCTAATTCTGAAGCTGCACTTAATCCTTATTTCTAA
- a CDS encoding family 78 glycoside hydrolase catalytic domain — protein MTFFATIVFFVAAAKDGILPVNLACELRKNPLGIDVANPGLSYTLQVADAAERGVVQTAYQILVSGNAQFKTGSILWDSRQVKTDRMAFISYAGKALVSGRQYFWKVRVWDQNGSVSAWSKTASWTMGMLSPADWRAGWISVKGAEKYALSPVGYKSADAVSENETKWVQVDLGSPRPFSEILLYPLFYADRGGYAFPRRFRVQVSNDASFRNSTTVANYTVDDFRADRYAPAHVYKGKISARYVRISVTKLANTGSAYAFALRQIEVISSGKNIAAGKPVYASDSDETNGFHKTNLTDRVQDYKTFPNYSSVLFRKDVKVKKELVRAVIFVSGLSAYELTINGKKTGNYLFSPGWTDYKKTVLYDTYDITGMLKRGNNVLGIMLGNGMYNIQPDTLRYVKFLNTFGPAKAIAQLRLEYADKSVEMIGTDKTWKAAPGPITYSNLYGGEDYNANLQSEGWDKPGFKIKDTWQAALETAGPGGILKGLSCAAPPVAAIDTLMPVKINPVSKTLLIYDFGQNASMMPLLQVSGAKGSSVRIIPSELLGENGLADRSSATQDGVRPAWWQYTLSGKGDEHWFPKFFYQGARYLQVELYPSPDGKLPQIKQLADVIVHSTSKPVGRFECSNTLFNQIYGLVRWAQRSNMMSFMTDCPHREKMGWLEENHLNGPSLRYNFDMSLLFRKTMNDMADAQLDNGLIPNIAPEYFIAGSPDLKNGMRNSPEWGSSFIIVPWQQYLFSGDISLLSRYYSRMKRYVGFLANEAKDNIIHTGLGDWYDIGPKEPWGSQLTPVSFTGTAIYYYDNWIMYRIAQTLGEKEDAIHFKQAYTEIKEAFNKTFYNKEKGIYATGSQTCSAMPLFFDLAGAGSRPQLLNALVDDIHNNQNSFTTGEVGYRFLLRALADGGRSDVVYDMNNQSERPGYGYQLKMGATSLTEKWDAGVGNFGSQNHFMSGQINEWFFNDLVGISPDPAGPGFKAFVIKPTILKALNWVKGSYQSLSGEITCEWKRTGSKIMLDIVVPPNTVGTVYLPAGDSKNIEETGGKISDNANIKIIEADKKKMVCRLKSGNYHFICADL, from the coding sequence GTGACTTTTTTTGCGACCATTGTTTTTTTTGTAGCGGCGGCGAAAGACGGTATCCTGCCGGTTAATTTAGCATGTGAGCTGCGTAAAAATCCTTTAGGGATTGATGTGGCCAACCCCGGTTTAAGTTATACGCTTCAGGTTGCCGATGCCGCGGAACGAGGTGTCGTTCAAACGGCTTATCAAATATTGGTTTCCGGTAACGCTCAGTTTAAAACAGGCAGCATCCTCTGGGACTCCCGGCAGGTGAAAACCGACAGGATGGCGTTTATCAGCTATGCAGGTAAGGCATTGGTCTCCGGGCGGCAATATTTCTGGAAAGTAAGGGTATGGGACCAAAATGGCAGTGTATCAGCATGGAGTAAAACCGCTTCATGGACAATGGGGATGCTAAGCCCGGCCGACTGGAGAGCAGGATGGATAAGTGTTAAAGGCGCAGAAAAATATGCGCTCAGTCCGGTAGGCTATAAATCAGCTGATGCTGTGAGCGAAAACGAAACAAAATGGGTGCAGGTCGATCTCGGAAGTCCCCGGCCTTTTTCTGAGATTTTATTGTATCCTTTATTTTATGCCGATAGGGGCGGATACGCTTTTCCCCGCAGATTTCGGGTACAGGTTTCGAATGATGCGTCATTCCGAAATTCCACAACGGTGGCAAACTATACCGTTGATGATTTCAGGGCCGACCGTTATGCACCGGCGCATGTTTATAAAGGAAAGATTTCGGCACGTTATGTCCGGATTTCCGTAACTAAACTCGCGAATACCGGTTCTGCTTATGCTTTCGCGCTAAGGCAGATCGAAGTCATATCATCCGGAAAAAACATCGCGGCCGGCAAGCCGGTTTATGCATCAGATAGTGACGAAACCAACGGATTTCATAAAACGAACCTGACAGACAGGGTTCAGGATTACAAAACCTTTCCAAACTATTCTTCCGTGCTGTTCAGGAAAGATGTTAAGGTGAAAAAAGAGCTGGTGAGGGCTGTTATATTTGTCAGCGGCCTCTCTGCATACGAACTTACGATCAACGGAAAGAAAACAGGAAATTACCTGTTTAGCCCGGGCTGGACAGATTATAAAAAAACCGTGCTCTATGATACTTATGATATTACCGGCATGTTGAAGCGAGGAAATAATGTATTGGGCATCATGCTGGGGAACGGCATGTACAACATACAGCCGGATACCCTTCGGTATGTAAAGTTCCTGAATACGTTTGGCCCGGCAAAAGCTATCGCCCAGTTACGGTTGGAATATGCGGACAAAAGCGTGGAAATGATCGGCACAGACAAAACCTGGAAGGCAGCTCCGGGGCCGATTACTTATTCAAATCTTTACGGGGGCGAAGATTATAACGCAAACCTTCAATCCGAAGGCTGGGACAAGCCTGGTTTTAAAATAAAGGACACATGGCAGGCCGCATTGGAAACAGCCGGTCCGGGAGGAATACTAAAAGGCTTATCATGCGCGGCCCCCCCTGTTGCCGCTATCGATACCTTGATGCCGGTTAAAATAAATCCGGTTAGCAAAACGCTCCTGATATATGATTTTGGGCAAAATGCATCCATGATGCCTTTGTTGCAGGTCAGCGGCGCCAAAGGATCATCCGTCAGGATCATCCCATCAGAATTATTGGGTGAAAATGGCCTTGCGGACCGGAGCTCAGCTACGCAGGACGGGGTAAGGCCTGCATGGTGGCAGTACACATTGTCAGGTAAAGGAGATGAACACTGGTTCCCTAAATTCTTTTATCAGGGCGCCAGGTACCTGCAGGTAGAGCTGTACCCATCGCCGGATGGTAAACTGCCGCAGATAAAGCAACTGGCGGATGTCATTGTTCATTCCACCTCAAAACCCGTTGGTCGTTTCGAATGCTCAAATACGTTATTTAACCAGATCTATGGTTTGGTGCGCTGGGCTCAGCGCAGTAATATGATGAGTTTTATGACCGACTGCCCGCACCGTGAAAAAATGGGCTGGCTGGAAGAGAACCATTTGAACGGGCCTTCACTGCGGTATAACTTCGATATGTCCCTGCTTTTTAGGAAAACAATGAACGACATGGCCGATGCCCAGCTTGATAATGGGCTAATACCCAATATAGCTCCTGAATATTTTATAGCCGGTTCTCCGGATTTAAAAAATGGGATGCGCAACTCGCCCGAATGGGGCAGCTCCTTCATCATTGTTCCCTGGCAGCAATACCTGTTTTCTGGGGATATTTCGCTGTTGTCGCGTTATTACAGCCGAATGAAGCGTTATGTAGGCTTTCTGGCAAACGAAGCAAAAGACAATATCATCCATACCGGCCTTGGCGACTGGTACGACATCGGTCCGAAAGAACCCTGGGGGTCACAGCTGACACCTGTTTCGTTTACGGGCACCGCGATCTATTATTACGACAACTGGATCATGTACCGTATCGCGCAAACACTGGGCGAAAAGGAGGATGCGATACATTTTAAGCAGGCATACACCGAGATCAAAGAAGCCTTTAACAAAACTTTTTACAACAAAGAAAAGGGAATTTATGCAACCGGTTCCCAAACCTGCAGTGCAATGCCCTTGTTTTTCGACCTCGCCGGTGCGGGCAGCAGGCCGCAATTGTTAAACGCACTTGTAGATGATATCCATAACAATCAAAACAGCTTTACAACAGGGGAAGTGGGTTACCGCTTTCTGCTGCGTGCTTTGGCTGATGGCGGCCGGTCGGATGTTGTTTATGACATGAACAATCAGTCGGAACGGCCCGGGTATGGTTATCAGCTAAAAATGGGGGCGACGAGCTTAACAGAAAAGTGGGACGCGGGGGTAGGGAACTTTGGTTCTCAGAATCATTTCATGTCCGGACAGATCAACGAATGGTTTTTCAATGATTTGGTCGGGATCAGCCCCGATCCTGCCGGCCCTGGTTTTAAAGCCTTTGTCATCAAACCTACGATATTGAAAGCCTTGAACTGGGTTAAAGGTTCGTATCAATCGCTGAGCGGGGAAATAACCTGTGAATGGAAAAGAACCGGCAGCAAGATCATGCTTGATATAGTTGTTCCGCCAAATACGGTTGGAACTGTTTATCTGCCTGCAGGGGATTCGAAAAATATTGAGGAAACAGGCGGGAAAATTTCAGATAATGCAAATATCAAAATTATCGAAGCTGATAAAAAGAAAATGGTCTGCCGGCTGAAATCGGGGAATTATCATTTTATCTGCGCTGATCTTTAA
- a CDS encoding arabinose isomerase, producing the protein MQHSTLKIGLFGIGLDAYWEQFDGLKERLEGYLAIVETKLAAIHPGIINLGLIDTPGKAFSAGSTFRKEDVDIIFLYVTTYALSSTVLPVVQRAKVPVIILNLSPQGAIDYTAFNRMTDRTRMTGEWLAYCSACPVPEIANVFSRTGVKFHQVTGMLHNDAACWDEIRDWVEAAKVANIMAYNRLGCMGHYYSGMLDIYSDLTQQYATFGGHIELLEVDELADLRKGVTADEIEQRVTLFKEEFEVTDACTDEELLRAARTSVALDKMVEIHQLGSMAYYYKGTGNFDNEDTISSIILGNSLLTARGIPVAGEYEIKNAQAMKILDSFGAGGSFTEYYAMDFDADVVLMGHDGPGHIAIAEGKTKVRPLQVYHGKVGKGLSVEMSVKNGPVTLLSVVEQAGGRLMLLVAEGESVAGAILEIGNTNSRYKFPLGARKFVNDWNSYGPAHHCAVGIGHIGTKLNKLGKLLSIDVIQVC; encoded by the coding sequence ATGCAGCACAGCACATTAAAAATAGGATTGTTTGGAATAGGCCTGGACGCTTACTGGGAACAGTTTGACGGCTTAAAAGAGCGATTGGAAGGCTACCTGGCTATTGTCGAGACAAAGCTGGCAGCTATTCATCCCGGGATTATCAATCTCGGACTGATCGACACGCCGGGGAAGGCGTTTTCTGCGGGCAGTACTTTTCGAAAAGAGGATGTCGATATTATCTTCCTGTATGTGACCACATATGCACTCTCCTCAACTGTGCTTCCTGTGGTACAACGGGCCAAAGTACCGGTCATTATTTTGAATCTTTCGCCGCAGGGCGCAATCGACTATACCGCCTTTAATAGGATGACAGACCGCACCAGGATGACAGGGGAATGGCTGGCCTATTGTTCGGCCTGCCCGGTGCCGGAGATAGCGAATGTCTTTTCGCGTACGGGGGTCAAATTTCACCAGGTTACAGGCATGCTGCATAATGATGCCGCTTGCTGGGACGAAATAAGGGATTGGGTAGAAGCGGCGAAGGTGGCCAATATTATGGCATATAACCGGCTTGGCTGCATGGGGCATTACTACAGCGGCATGCTTGACATCTATTCGGACCTCACGCAGCAATACGCCACCTTTGGTGGACATATTGAATTGCTGGAAGTTGATGAGTTAGCGGACCTGAGGAAAGGCGTTACAGCAGACGAAATAGAACAGCGCGTGACGTTATTTAAGGAGGAGTTTGAGGTTACGGACGCTTGCACAGACGAAGAACTCCTGCGCGCGGCCCGAACTTCCGTCGCCCTCGATAAAATGGTGGAGATCCATCAGTTGGGTTCTATGGCCTATTACTATAAAGGCACCGGTAATTTCGATAATGAAGATACGATAAGTTCTATTATTTTGGGTAATTCGCTTCTGACCGCCAGGGGGATACCTGTGGCCGGTGAATATGAGATCAAAAATGCACAGGCAATGAAAATCCTGGACAGTTTTGGCGCAGGCGGCTCTTTTACGGAATATTACGCAATGGATTTTGACGCAGATGTTGTATTGATGGGACACGACGGGCCGGGACATATAGCAATCGCCGAAGGAAAAACAAAGGTGAGGCCGCTGCAGGTATATCATGGCAAAGTAGGTAAGGGCCTTTCTGTTGAAATGTCAGTAAAGAATGGCCCTGTTACATTGCTGTCTGTGGTAGAACAGGCCGGAGGAAGGCTCATGTTGCTGGTAGCAGAAGGTGAATCGGTTGCCGGAGCTATTCTGGAAATCGGAAATACCAATAGCCGGTATAAATTTCCGTTAGGAGCCCGCAAGTTTGTAAACGACTGGAATAGCTATGGCCCGGCACACCATTGTGCTGTAGGTATAGGTCATATCGGAACTAAATTGAATAAACTGGGCAAGCTGCTCAGTATCGATGTGATACAAGTTTGCTAA